The genomic window caggtgatcctgtctgcaggtgttctgtctgcaggtgatcctgtctgcaggtgttcctgtctgcaggtgatcctgtctgcaggtgatcctgtctgcaggtgatcctgtctgcaggtgttctgtctgcaggtgatctgTCTGCAGGTggtcctgtctgcaggtgttcctgtctgcaggtgatcctgtctgcaggtgttctgtctgcaggtgttcctgtctgcaggtgatcctgtctgcaggtgatctgTCTGCAGGTggtcctgtctgcaggtgttcctgtctgcaggtgatcctgtctgcaggtgatcctgtctgcaggtgttcctgtctgcaggtgatcctgtctgcaggtgatcctgtctgcaggtgttcctgtctgcaggtgatcctgtctgcaggtgttcctgtctgcaggtgttctgtCTGCAAGTGTTCCTGTCAGGTAACGTCCGCCCGTCTGTCAATTAGTTCATATGAAGAAAGTTTCAGTCCCTGAAATGTaactatgacatcatcacccAGAGGAACGACAGGAAGCTGCATCACATCTTAAAGGGTTAACGATGTTTATCGTTACCCTGACGATGAGTTTCACTTCGCTGCACCTTCGTCCTGAATGTTtataaacatcatcatcatcatcagattaaagacaaaaacaaaaacagtcaaaCTTTGTCTTTGATGTTGAAGAATTAACTTCCTGTTGGAGCTGCTGGGGGGCGGAGCTCTGAGGCCTCGTTAGCCGCTCGTTTACATCTCGTTAGCATCTTAACAAACATCCACAGATCTCCATATTCATCAGTCCAGCTGTCcgtcaaaacacacacacacacacacacacacacacacacacacacacacacacacacacacacgggctaATTAACAAACACTCATTAGCTCGTTGATGCTAATTTGGAGGATTAATTCGTCCGGTTGTTGTCAAAGAGTTAAACATGTTTGTGTCGTCAACAACAAACAGTTTGATCTGTTAATGAGGAGCTGCGTCTTAACGAGACCAACACACACTAATtagagcgcgcgcgcacacacacacacacacacacacacacacgcacacaccaggTTCACTGATGATTTCGTCTTTAATTAGAACAAACACACCTCCTTAATTCATTATTTAATCAGCTGAGTCTGAAAAACAAAGTCTGAAGTTTACATTTGTTCCAGTTTGTAAAACGACATcaagaaaatataaaatctgACGATCGTCACGTTTGTTtctacaaactgctgctgggTCGAACTCTGAACCCTGACAAACCCTCGTGTCACTGTATCTCTAAAGCACCTTTGGGACTTAAGGGGTTTCTTTGCATTATAAGGGGTTTGAGGGTAAAACCAGTCATAAACCAGTGAAAACGACAAACGGCAAAATGAGATCAGACAGTTTTATTGATTAATAACATCAGATATCACAAACTGATCAATAACTTCAGGAGACGATCAGACGGGTTATtgaaatttaaattattttgctGAAGCTAAAACTACAGACGCTGATCGATGGACAGGTTTTAACTAATCATCACTTCACAGATCAATAACAGATAATAACAGATCAATACTGATCCTGATGGACGACAGCTCAGAGTCTTCAGTATTTGGGCCTCTTCACGTCcactctgaaacacaaacacattgtttactgtttattgtttactgTGTACACTGACAGGACTGACGAGGACTACGCGCTCTCTTCTGATTGGCTGAACACgtaacaggaaacaggaaacactcaCCCATCAGCCtccatcttcttcctcttctctatgatctgaaacacaaacagattgtttgtttattgttggaTCCCTGTTAgctgttaccatggtaacagcTACTCTCCCCACGTGAGATATAATAACCAGTGTTCACAGTTCAGTGTCAATAAAGTTACTTCAGACCCCACACTGTAAAATCAGGTAAATTTATCTCacactgtaaaaagaaaataaatatattttaataaaacatatttcgtgactacttcctgtttacagacatgtttattatgacttttatcTGTGAACTCACGGCACTGATCTTCTTCCACTGTCGGTCCAGTTCTGCCTTCTCATTGGTCTCTTTGAAGCGTCGAGTCTTCCTGCCCTCAGACATCTTGATGCCATACTGGAAGGCAGCCCTGCAGGGACAAACTTCATCGTCATCACATTCCTCAGTAGATCAGCCTGTCAGTCAGAGCTCAGGGAACAGACACCGTACGTACTTTGGCAGCGCCTCCTTGTTGTTCATGTAGTCGGAGTATTCCTCCTGCGTGTCAAAGTCCCAGCGTCCCAGAGGCCCCTTCTTGTTCccctggaacacacacacacacacacacacacacacacacacacacacacacacacacacacaggtttaaCTACCACACAGGGACTGTTAACAGACCCAGAGGACCCTTCTTATGCATGCTGGGAGTTGTAGTTACCTGGTCCATCTTACTGTAGTCCACCTCCTCGTCACTGTCCACGGCCAGGTCGTCCATtctgcgcgcgcacacacacacacacacatacacacacacaaacaaacaacagatatAATTACTCAATGATGCATGtactttaagtgtgtgtgtgtgtgtgtgtgtgtatgtatcttACGTAGCAGGGTAACACTCTGCATATGAGTTGGATCCTCCAAAGAAATCTCCCAGCTGTTCTTTGCCATCTCTCCTCTGAGAACCAGTAACATCTGGTTAAAGACCAACACTGCAGTGACACTAcagacacacctgtcctgtgtacAGACGCTACACCTGTCCtgtgtgcagacacacctgtcctgtgtgCAGATGCTACACCTGTCCTGTGTACAGATGCTACACCTGTCCTGTGTACAGACGCTACACCTGTCCTGTGTACAGACGCTACACCTGTCCTGTGTACAGACGCTACACCTGTCCTGTGTACAGACGCTACACCTGTCCTGTGTACAGACGCTACACCTGTCCTGTGTTTAAAATATTACAGAGTTATATGGGTTATAtaagtatataaatatatatatctccATCACAGAGGCTGCTCATATATAACATGTGACAGCTATGAACCAATCAGCTGCTGAGTTACAGAAGGATATGGCTCCTGGCCCGGCCACTGGCTGCCTGCTGCTCCTGCAAACTTCTCATTGATCATCTTGATCTGCTCTCTGACTGATCCAGGACCTGCAggacacagacaggcagacagacaggcagacagatatATGTGACATACGGGACATCAGGAACGACTCATTGTTTCTTTATCATCAGTCTGTTCTCAGACTGTGAACtcgatgtttttaaaaaaagaaataaataaagtgatttaCCGGTGTCCACGTCCATGACctaaagacacagacagacagacagacagttagtTAGTCTCAGTAATAAccatgataacaataataatgacaaaaacccGCCCGTCCATCCGTCTCACCTGATGTTCATCTCCTCGTGGCTTCTCGAAGTAACTGTGTCTCCTGCTCTTGCTGTCGTCCTCTCTttccctgtccctgtccctctctctgtccctgtccctctctctgtctcggtgtctgtctttgtctttgggAGGTTTGGAGGACGAAGTGGAGGACGGGATGTAGTCTCCAATGTCCTCAAAGATgctgaaacacaaagaggagAGTTGTGATGGAGAGTTTTACTgagacacagaagaagaagagttctGGTGGTGTTGTAGTGTACTGACCTCAGATCAGCCTCAGGAGCCCTCTTATCATCCAGTTTAcctacaacacaaacacacttattaACTGAATTCATTCATCAGATAAActacagtctgtctgtctgtccactgAGTGGACAAAATACTTCTTACTCCTCATCTTTGAACACTGCAGCTTTTGGTCCCAAAGTACAACTCCTTAATTAACAAATTTTACAACTTTAGTCTGAAAACTTTTACAACTTTCTGTCTTAATATTCTGCaacttttagttttagtctcGTAATACTACGACGTTTAGTCTCAAAATTTTATGACTGTTAAAATTTCACAACTTATAGTGTgaaattttagttttagtctcattttatttttgtaaatttcagTCTCAGAATACGGCTTTTAGTGTCAAAGCAACACTCACCTTCCTGGAAAtgttacacttttctttgtttaggttaaaatgctattaataagctgatggcacactgaaatgtaagtgaattccagcagagataaaaactcatgaTTATATCATTCTCATATGTTCtgagaaaactccgaccaatcactGCATTCAGACCGAATGCTGAAACAACTGacacattaacgttatcttccttgtgcatttccacttactagtaatgtTAACGCTaatatctaacgttagcactgtaaccttattctaaaactcatcagtcatcactgactccggctgagtttaaaactctggggttgtgtttgactgtcttggttgtaacgataCACTCGCTCTTCTCTTACGTGTGTCTAACGTTACCATGCCAACGCCTACATTTATCATAGACGtcatgaggacgtaatggaggagggaggagtaGGCCTCTGGAGGGAGgcggagttgtggatgttcaaattttttctaagtgctgtgtgaaatgcaagaaaggtaagagttgctttaagtCTAAAAATTGTACGAGCTTAAGTCTGCTTTCAGTCTCACAATGTTACGTttaatgtcaaaaatattttacgACTATCTTAAAATTTTACAACTTTTCATCTCAGAATTTTAGGACACGTAGTCCTAAACGTgtagttttaattttaaaactttcagtctaaatttttttttttgcaactttTAGTCTTGCAATATGATAACTCTTAgtgtcagacacacactgactctACCAACACCTACAGTACTTGTATAATTACTGCAGGAGTCACAGTACAGCAGGTGCaggtaacgttacctttgtccTTCTTCTTGATCTTCTTGTGTCGTGTTCCCTGGCGGAGGTACGACAGGATCTGAGTCAGCTTCGAGATGACGATGTCGTTGGTGGTCAGAGTCGTCTGAGCCTGAGAGACACGGAGACGTCACATGATGTCAGTATGTTAATAACCCACAGAGACTCAGAGCGAGCAGACGGAGGATCAGTGTCAGCTACATgaatgtgatgtcacaggggAGGCGTGGCCATACCTCCATGCTCGGACAGTCGGCTTTGCTGCGGATCAGAGTAGTCGGGATGTCGGTGTCAGTGAACTCATCGTCAAGGTCGACCACGTACGCCATCCTGCCGGGCAGGAAGAGCTCGTTCCTCTCCACCTGACCCGTCCTGAACACCACGCGATAGATATTCCtacctgaggaggaggaggaggaggaggagaagatacatcagcaggaggaggaggaacacagACAGAGCTCTATAGAGTCTGATTTCAGTGCAATATTCCTTTAATGACAGAGTAAAGAGTTTAAACATGAAACAACGTCACAGCTTCTGTCTGAATATCACAACTTTACTTTATACTGCAAATATTCACTTTATAAAATTCAAACTTCTTTCcttaaaatatttgtttacttGAAACTGCAATTTTTATCTCAAAATATTTCAacttaattaataatttattttctttcaaaacatcAAAGTTTCACACAAATAAACTTTGTTaactcaaaatatttaaacttaaaatcaaaatacatttttctcaaTAACACTAAAACACTTTTTATCACAATATCCAGACTTTTTTAAAATCCTTTCTTTGTTTGTATggcgtgagtgtgtgaggtcaaacacacacacacacacacacacacacacacagagtctgaaGCTGaagaatcatcatcatcatcatgacaatGGTGGTATTAAACCAGATGTTCGGACTCACCTAGACGAGTCTTAAACTCAATCTTCTCCTCCGGCTCCACGTCTTTCctgaaagagacacacacacacacacaggtcaaaggtcagacacaggtcaaaggtcaaatggatcaaatgttttagaaaaaaactaagtttaaaaagaaaactatATAAATCAGTTTATAATCAGGTTATATTTGGGTTCATACTTTGCTTCTTTCTGGACTTTCTCCAtcatgtcttcttcttctttctctttacTGGTGATCTCAGCTCTcacctgtaacacacacacacacacacacacacacacacacacgcaagctaatttcagctgtttgtctggtgaagctacatgtagcattaACGCTAATGATAACTCATGAAGACTAACCTTCTGCAGCAGAGCAAAGTCCAGACCTTTCACCAAGTGAGTGTGCTCCATGTCACCTCCCAAAAACTTGGACTCCTGGATCAGCTGACGACgtttctctgctgctgatttatcactgaaacacacacaacaaatatCAACTACAAATATGAAGTATAAATACTCACAGCAAATATATAAAGTGCAGATATACAAATATCATTACTGCCAGtctttagcactgttagcattaGCGGTACTCACTCCTCAGCAGTGGGTCCCACAGCTCTGTAATTAGCTgtactgttagcactgttagcattagcactacTCACTCCTCAGCAGTGGGTCCCACAGCTCTGTAGTTCGCTgtactgttagcactgttagcattaGCGGTACTCACGCCTCAGCAGTGGGTCCCACAGCTCTGTAGTTAGCTgtactgttagcactgttagcattaGCGGTACTCACGCCTCAGCAGTGGGTCCCACAGCTCTGTAGTTAGCTgtactgttagcactgttagcattaGCGGTACTCACGCCTCAGCAGTGGGTCCCACAGCTCTGTAATTAGCTgtactgttagcactgttagcattagcaccaCTCACTCCTCAGCAGTGGGTCCCACAGCTCTGTAGTTAGCTgtactgttagcactgttagcattaGCGGTACTCACGCCTCAGCAGTGGGTCCCACAGCTCTGTAGTTAGCTgtactgttagcactgttagcattagcactacACACTCCTCAGTAGTGGGTCCCACAGCTCTGTAGTTAGCTgtactgttagcactgttagcattaGCGGTACTCACGCCTCAGCAGTGGGTCCCACAGCTCTGTAGTTAGCGGTGGTGCTAATGAGCTCAGTCTCTTCGTAGTCCTTGTTGACTCCATCTCGTCTCTCTCTCGCTCGGTCTCGGTACTTCTCGGCCAGCTCCCTCTCTCGCTCCATCTCCTGCTGACGTAGCTTAGCATAATAACTGCAACAACACACATCAGTAACCAGTTAAAGCAGCGATGAACAGActcacaccttcacacacacccacacacccacccacacacacacacacacacacacagagaacagaCTGGGGAGACGCTGGTCAACATGTCAGTGACAGACGCTCAGTGCAGAGGTCAGGGGGTGTTTCCTGACTGCAGTAAGCACTTCCTGTATCCACTGTGTGGCTCTAGAGAACACTCTCTGACTGTACTTCATATGGCTGAATATCATGTTGACCTCTCCATGTATGGGTCGGGGTCCTGCACAGTTTCATGGATAAAGTTTTAAAACTTTTCcagacttttcaaggaccaacaaaaaaagaaactggtTGATGTATTTTAAACATCTCAGATTCAAACTACTGAAACATGATTTCAGTTGGCGAGCAGACACGAAGTGCGACACAAACACggagaaaataaacaaacaggacTGTAAACAAACGTCACATGTGTTCGAGACGTGCCACATCAACAGCAGGTAAATGTAAATGGAACAACTTTGTCACATGCAACAAAATGTCaggacttttccaggcctggaaaatgggACTGAAGTTCggtgacttttccaggttttccgtGACTGTGGGAATAATACTTGAAACAGCTTCCTGTGTCGGACTGAAACATCCAGACTGAAACTCTCTGAGATGAGACCAATGATCCGCTCAGACTGTGTCAACATCAAAGGAACTTAATTCCAGCTGTGGCGTGCGTGTCAACATAACAATCCATCCACACATTAacatctgtctttatgtgtcacaTTAACGCACATCATTCTGGACGACTGTCTCTGCTCACTGGAGATTATTTTTCATAACATATATTTATAaacatattgttattgtttgtttgttgttgtgttcatATCTGTGCCGTCTGTGaaccaataaaacaaaacaaaaaatccttGATGTGAAAACCAACAAACCAGATTCTATTTCAAACTGATCAATAAGACAAACTGATCATCAATACTCTctcacctcttcttcttcctcctcctcgctGCAGGATCTTCATCCTCATTGTAGTCTCTGGGCAttctgggaaaaaaagtcatcaagTCACTtcctgcatcatcatcatcaccatcaccaccaccatcatcatcatcatcatcatcatcatcatg from Epinephelus lanceolatus isolate andai-2023 chromosome 11, ASM4190304v1, whole genome shotgun sequence includes these protein-coding regions:
- the ik gene encoding protein Red encodes the protein MPETESYSNPLAPEGHELDDHRAAAQSKLTNDDFRKLLMTPRATPSSAPPSKSRHHEMPRDYNEDEDPAARRRKKKSYYAKLRQQEMERERELAEKYRDRARERRDGVNKDYEETELISTTANYRAVGPTAEADKSAAEKRRQLIQESKFLGGDMEHTHLVKGLDFALLQKVRAEITSKEKEEEDMMEKVQKEAKKDVEPEEKIEFKTRLGRNIYRVVFRTGQVERNELFLPGRMAYVVDLDDEFTDTDIPTTLIRSKADCPSMEAQTTLTTNDIVISKLTQILSYLRQGTRHKKIKKKDKGKLDDKRAPEADLSIFEDIGDYIPSSTSSSKPPKDKDRHRDRERDRDRERDRDREREDDSKSRRHSYFEKPRGDEHQVMDVDTGPGSVREQIKMINEKFAGAAGSQWPGQEPGSQRRDGKEQLGDFFGGSNSYAECYPATMDDLAVDSDEEVDYSKMDQGNKKGPLGRWDFDTQEEYSDYMNNKEALPKAAFQYGIKMSEGRKTRRFKETNEKAELDRQWKKISAIIEKRKKMEADGVDVKRPKY